The Megachile rotundata isolate GNS110a chromosome 8, iyMegRotu1, whole genome shotgun sequence genome has a segment encoding these proteins:
- the LOC100878705 gene encoding facilitated trehalose transporter Tret1 → MITRVKLWWKLLYSGQQKGIFAGLAAHSGQISVGLGQGFSAILIPKLLESEFADVSETSWIASLGVISNPLGAVIAGLCAEWFGRRSAIALASLPHAAGWLLIALSKNVPMLYIGRFIGGIGMGMANGLYLYVSEAAAPNQRAWLGSCGPVLVSLGVLMIYTLGALTTWQRAAAISIGPAILSLALTRMIPESPGWLIARGRKEEAKESLLWLRGPGLTTDKEYEELCETNTKREEKKESLLKALHMPSVWKPFLVLLAFFTLQQMSGIYIILFYAVNVLKDIGIDLNEYSASVGVGVIRLFASIAGAGLANSFGRKALAFVSGLGMTISAVGVALAFRFQLPSIVSLACIGGHVGSSMIGYLTLPWVMTSELYPLRFRGPLGGITTSMVQLLSFATIKMYPDLRALVGIEWVMWIFCGASLLGAIFALTILPETRGRSLDQIENGFCSKRKSNASIQTLPSIFMQPKNITLQKFASISEEKYPNMVANVYAYDNLCLELSPEDGVKTKSEPVNEPERRDVGHVISIERVSF, encoded by the exons ATGATTACCCGAGTAAAATTATGGTGGAAGCTGCTTTACTCCGGTCAGCAGAAAGGT ATATTCGCAGGACTGGCAGCTCATTCCGGCCAGATATCCGTGGGACTTGGCCAAGGGTTCAGCGCGATTCTGATCCCGAAACTGTTGGAGAGCGAGTTCGCGGACGTATCGGAGACCTCGTGGATCGCATCTTTGGGAGTGATCTCCAATCCCCTAGGAGCGGTGATCGCTGGACTCTGCGCCGAATGGTTCGGTCGACGATCCGCTATCGCGCTCGCCAGCTTACCGCATGCCGCTGGTTGGCTGCTGATAGCTTTGTCGAAGAACGTGCCCATGTTATACATAGGCAGATTCATCGGTGGAATTGGCATGGGTATGGCTAACGGCCTTTACCTTTACGTCAGCGAG GCAGCAGCGCCAAACCAGCGAGCCTGGCTAGGAAGTTGCGGTCCCGTGTTAGTTTCCCTGGGTGTCCTAATGATCTACACGTTAGGAGCTCTGACCACATGGCAGAGAGCCGCCGCGATCAGCATCGGGCCAGCGATTCTCTCCTTGGCACTAACACG CATGATTCCGGAAAGCCCTGGCTGGCTGATCGCTCGAGGACGAAAGGAGGAAGCGAAAGAGTCTCTGTTGTGGTTACGAGGACCAGGCTTAACTACCGACAAGGAGTACGAAGAATTATGCGAAACGAACACGAAGAGAGAGGAGAAGAAAGAGAGTCTGTTGAAAGCCCTTCACATGCCCAGCGTTTGGAAGCCTTTCCTCGTTCTACTCGCGTTCTTCACGCTGCAACAAATGTCTGGGATCTACATAATCTTGTTCTACGCCGTGAATGTTCTCAAGGATATCGGCATCGACTTGAACGAATACTCGGCGAGCGTCGGAGTCGGTGTGATCAGGTTGTTCGCATCGATCGCCGGTGCTGGGCTCGCGAACAGCTTCGGCAGAAAAGCGCTGGCCTTCGTCAGTGGCCTAGGAATGACGATCTCTGCTGTAGGCGTTGCTTTGGCCTTCAG gTTTCAACTGCCGTCCATCGTATCTTTAGCTTGTATAGGAGGACACGTAGGATCGTCCATGATAGGATACCTCACGTTACCCTGGGTGATGACTTCCGAATTGTATCCGCTGAGGTTTAGAGGACCCTTAGGAGGCATCACTACGAGCATGGTACAACTGTTATCGTTCGCCACGATCAAGATGTACCCTGACCTGCGTGCGTTAGTCGGTATCGAATGGGTGATGTGGATATTCTGCGGGGCTAGTCTTCTGGGAGCTATATTCGCCTTGACCATTTTACCCGAAACCAGAGGCAGAAGTCTCGACCAGATAGAGAACGGATTTTGCAGTAAGCGAAAGTCGAATGCTTCGATTCAGACCTTGCCGAGTATCTTCATGCAACCGAAAAACATTACGCTACAGAAGTTCGCGTCCATCTCGGAAGAAAAGTACCCTAATATGGTAGCAAACGTATACGCGTACGATAATCTTTGTTTAGAACTATCTCCCGAAGATGGAGTGAAAACTAAAAGTGAACCTGTGAACGAACCTGAGAGACGCGACGTTGGTCATGTTATCTCTATTGAACGAGTGTCTTTCTAA
- the ND-SGDH gene encoding NADH dehydrogenase (ubiquinone) SGDH subunit, which yields MAVFSRLLFGNNQKLLQTNGLLTKLLNKNSPLLNKQTGSLRCMSEHRTIPIHASRWQWHKTKDWIHFYFFVGAIPVALIIFYANVFIGPATLEEIPEDYVPQRWEYFRSPITRFLARYVFPNPQQEYEKLLAYLEITDAKRRLRLLHNQFIDNIKDHQDYPAYSYHRAMKFTYIKEYRKMMDEGTV from the exons ATGGCAGTGTTCAGTAGATTATTATTCGGAAATAATCAAAAATTGTTACAAACTAATGGATTACTGACAAAACTGCTGAATAAGAATAGTCCATTACTTAATAAACAAACAG GAAGTCTAAGATGCATGTCAGAGCATCGAACAATACCTATACATGCAAGTCGCTGGCAATGGCATAAAACCAAGGATTGGATACACTTCTACTTTTTCGTGGGTGCTATACCTGTTGCTCTGATTATTTTCTATGCAAACGTGTTTATAGGCCCTGCAACACTAGAAGAAATACCAGAAGATTATGTTCCACAACGATGGGAATATTTTCGA TCTCCAATTACAAGATTCCTTGCAAGATACGTGTTTCCAAACCCACAGCAAGAATACGAGAAGCTTCTTGCCTATTTGGAAATTACCGATGCAAAAAGGAGATTGCGATTGCTACATAATcaatttatcgataatatcaaggATCATCAGGATTATCCAGCATATTCTTATCATAGAGCTATGAAATTCACGTACATCAAAGAATATAGGAAAATGATGGATGAGGGAACAGTATAA
- the LOC143264944 gene encoding uncharacterized protein LOC143264944: MQSDRTVVRGRIAKSTLRKIFIGNEDYVSKKARAPNDDLFIREINYQITFSSGNLLRLFFYRMADEFSQTKSFETWLDIDCHGTNGILLLDVFLGLVHVSDPITIKVEIFP, encoded by the exons ATGCAAAGCGACCGTACGGTGGTCAGAGGTCGGATAGCAAAATCAACTTTGCGTAAG atttttattgGAAACGAGGACTACGTCTCTAAGAAAGCAAGAGCTCCGAACGATGACCTTTTCATTCGAGAGATCAATTATCAG ATTACTTTTTCATCAGGGAATTTGCTACGATTGTTCTTTTATCGAATGGCCGACGAATTCTCTCAGACTAAAAGCTTCGAGACGTGGTTGGATATCGATTGCCATGGAACGAATGGGATACTTTTGCTCGATGTATTTTTAGGGCTCGTACACGTATCAGATCCAATTACCATTAAGGTCGAAATTTTTCCTTAA
- the LOC100878483 gene encoding facilitated trehalose transporter Tret1 — translation MDPYSLSVEREASKNIEENERECFKDAIVSSRSLNKGFTEPTKIKNALPEIASCIIAASFHISVGLAMAYSAILIPHLEAEDAELHATKEQTSWIASVVVISPPVGAVLGGFLMEIVGRLRTLQIGSIPFIAGWILIALSTNIPMLLTGRLLAGLATALATSPAIVYITEVARPELRGSMISFGPTLASFGMVLSYLKGAYIHWRVVAWLSIIYAVVPIVLVQLFVPESPVWLVSKGRLEEAKKSLEWLYKCETKQGKVSAAEAQYLTIVKENEIKLSEQRKSKHGGISTKLRGFLKPTGWKPITILFLLFFFQQFSGIYITLFYAVTWFQEVGSGVDEYIASILVGVTRFLCSMVNTWLLRRYKRRALCIISSLGMALCMTVSGYFTYQIKSGDRSGYWVPVACLLLYVCTSMVGMLTIPWTMTAELFPTDIRGIAHSISYSIANLLMFSALQSYRSLQSFLGGSYAVQWFFAAVSIGAVVFVWLLLPETHGKKLSEIEEYFQNHFLAVGAESKTAKRRAARRRQRTEKSSATEPLNPRLVQKV, via the exons ATGGATCCTTATTCACTGAG TGTCGAGCGCGAGGCCTCGAAGAACATCGAGGAGAATGAAAGAGAATGCTTCAAAGACGCGATCGTGTCGAGCAGAAGCCTCAACAAAGGTTTCACGGAACCCACCAAGATCAAAAACGCTTTACCCGAG ATCGCGTCCTGTATCATCGCCGCGTCTTTCCACATCTCTGTCGGTCTAGCCATGGCGTATTCAGCGATTCTCATTCCTCACCTTGAAGCCGAGGATGCGGAACTACACGCTACTAAAGAACAAACTTCCTGGATCG CTAGCGTTGTGGTAATTTCTCCTCCCGTGGGTGCTGTGCTCGGTGGTTTTCTGATGGAGATCGTCGGAAGATTGAGAACCCTCCAAATAGGCTCTATACCTTTCATCGCTGGCTGGATACTCATAGCACTTTCAACGAATATCCCCATGCTTTTAACCGGTCGTCTGCTAGCTGGTCTAGCAACGGCTCTAGCTACCTCGCCAGCGATCGTCTATATCACCGAAGTTGCAAGACCGGAACTCAGAGGATCGATGATATCTTTTGGCCCAACTTTAGCCTCCTTTGGCATGGTACTCTCGTACTTAAAGGGAGCGTACATTCATTGGAGAGTGGTTGCCTGGCTCAGTATCATTTACGCGGTTGTGCCAATCGTTCTGGTGCAACTGTTCGTTCCTGAATCGCCCGTGTGGCTCGTTTCGAAGGGACGATTGGAAGAAGCGAAGAAATCCTTGGAATG GCTGTACAAGTGCGAAACGAAGCAAGGGAAAGTGTCGGCGGCCGAAGCACAGTACCTAACGATCGTGAAAGAGAACGAGATCAAATTAAGCGAGCAGAGGAAAAGCAAGCACGGCGGTATCTCTACAAAGTTGAGGGGATTCTTGAAGCCTACAGGATGGAAGCCTATAACGATACTCTTCTTGCTCTTCTTCTTCCAACAGTTCTCTGGCATCTACATCACGTTGTTCTACGCTGTTACCTGGTTCCAA GAAGTTGGCTCGGGAGTAGACGAATACATAGCCTCGATTCTAGTCGGTGTAACTCGGTTTCTGTGTTCGATGGTCAACACGTGGTTGCTGAGAAGATACAAAAGGCGAGCACTGTGTATAATTTCCTCGCTGGGTATGGCGCTTTGTATGACCGTTTCCGGTTACTTCACGTACCAAATTAAGTCAGGCGATCGCTCCGGATACTGG GTTCCAGTTGCCTGTCTGTTGCTGTACGTCTGCACGTCTATGGTCGGTATGCTAACCATTCCTTGGACCATGACCGCCGAACTGTTCCCCACGGACATCCGAGGCATCGCTCATTCCATCAGCTACTCCATCGCGAACTTGTTGATGTTTTCCGCCCTGCAAAGTTATAGAAGTTTACAAAGTTTCCTTGgag GATCCTACGCGGTGCAGTGGTTCTTCGCCGCAGTGTCGATAGGGGCAGTCGTCTTCGTGTGGCTGCTGCTTCCAGAAACCCACGGCAAGAAGCTGTCGGAGATCGAGGAGTACTTCCAAAACCATTTCCTGGCAGTCGGCGCCGAATCAAAGACCGCGAAACGGCGGGCGGCGAGAAGAAGGCAGCGAACCGAGAAATCGTCCGCCACGGAGCCTCTGAATCCAAGACTCGTGCAGAAagtataa